One region of Thalassophryne amazonica chromosome 16, fThaAma1.1, whole genome shotgun sequence genomic DNA includes:
- the LOC117528164 gene encoding trafficking regulator of GLUT4 1: protein MATNPSPVHLQNSMEAAQQPDQPISTQPDGETNHCTVTSQPVSAEQQALPQATDTPEAKQTDESKPMEHLSVINENTETSNGVAPGMANSSPTAPSVSPKQQHSKPGGSANGQPRISSRSASLAGNSPRPSLTRQASTITEGAIDGSKPRDYLMLAILSCFCPLWPINIVALTFSVMSRNSLQQGNVDGARRLGRNAMVLSIVSILGGIAIIVTAIVLNKGFILKS, encoded by the exons ATGGCTACCAACCCAAGCCCCGTCCACTTACAAAACAGCATGGAGGCAGCACAGCAGCCAGACCAGCCAATCAGCACACAGCCAGATGGAGAGACCAATCATTGCACAGTGACTTCTCAACCTGTCAGTGCCGAGCAACAAGCCCTGCCCCAAGCAACAGACACTCCCGAAGCCAAGCAGACAGATGAGAGCAAACCCATGGAGCACCTGTCAGTGATCAATGAGAACACAGAGACAA GTAACGGAGTTGCTCCAGGCATGGCTAACTCCTCTCCAACAGCGCCCTCTGTGTCACCTAAGCAGCAACACTCCAAACCTGGAGGCAGCGCCAATGGTCAGCCTCGGATAAGTAGCCGGTCTGCATCTTTGGCAGGAAATTCACCTCGACCTTCACTCACACGCCAGGCCAGCACCATCACAGAGGGAGCCATAGATGGTTCCAAGCCCAGGGACTACCTAATGTTGGCCATACTGTCGTGTTTCTGCCCGCTATGGCCCATCAACATCGTCGCTCTCACCTTCTCCGTCATG TCCCGAAACAGTCTACAGCAAGGCAACGTGGATGGAGCTCGACGTTTGGGCCGTAACGCCATGGTGTTGTCCATCGTCTCTATTTTGGGTGGGATCGCCATCATCGTCACGGCCATCGTCCTCAACAAGGGAT TTATCTTAAAGTCCTGA